One segment of Carya illinoinensis cultivar Pawnee chromosome 1, C.illinoinensisPawnee_v1, whole genome shotgun sequence DNA contains the following:
- the LOC122315428 gene encoding uncharacterized protein LOC122315428 codes for MWKAIHGCLPVDSRIRDIDIPIVSRCDCCLNYGDEDLNHVLARGDFAEKIWRICSVVLGVPLMEGSSWRQRVDCWHRRASNSNRPGQLFGLLPAIITWQLWGRRCKARMEDLRESVHQVWCSIKYWVSWIALKLKDVNGLTRRDEAILSCFTLPLNSPRKEIVIPVTWKHPNPGWVKLNVDGCSLGNPGSSGAGGIIRDYKGDLVCGFAAATGHNSNNFAEVMGLLHGLRHIDQLGLLFVEIEMDSMLVLNWLRTQRCGLWYMEDYWEEIQSRLANRHVSFAHCYRESNSVADGFAKMGAKGISGSWSSLSELPASIRGNIRLDRGGLPYIRKVR; via the coding sequence ATGTGGAAAGCCATTCATGGATGTCTTCCAGTAGATTCCCGCATCCGTGATATTGATATTCCTATAGTTTCCCGTTGTGATTGTTGTTTGAATTATGGTGATGAGGACCTTAATCATGTTCTAGCGAGAGGGGATTTTGCGGAAAAAATTTGGAGAATTTGCTCGGTTGTTCTTGGAGTTCCTTTGATGGAAGGCAGCTCTTGGAGACAGAGGGTGGATTGCTGGCATAGGCGAGCGAGTAATTCAAATCGTCCTGGTCAATTATTTGGTCTTCTCCCGGCTATTATTACTTGGCAGCTATGGGGGCGTCGTTGCAAGGCTAGGATGGAAGATTTGAGGGAATCGGTTCATCAGGTTTGgtgttctatcaaatattgggTGTCTTGGATAGCTTTAAAACTTAAGGATGTAAATGGGCTCACTCGTCGTGATGAAGCTATTTTAAGTTGTTTCACCTTGCCTTTAAATTCCCCGAGGAAGGAGATTGTCATTCCGGTGACGTGGAAGCATCCTAATCCAGGTTGGGTTAAGCTGAATGTGGATGGATGCTCTCTTGGTAATCCCGGTTCGTCGGGTGCAGGTGGTATTATTAGGGATTATAAAGGAGACCTGGTTTGCGGGTTTGCTGCTGCAACTGGTCATAATTCTAACAACTTTGCTGAGGTGATGGGCTTACTTCATGGGCTTCGGCACATTGATCAGTTGGGTCTTCTTTTTGTGGAGATTGAAATGGACTCCATGTTAGTGCTTAACTGGCTGAGAACTCAGAGATGTGGCTTGTGGTATATGGAGGATTATTGGGAAGAAATACAAAGTCGGTTAGCTAATCggcatgtttcttttgctcaCTGCTATAGAGAAAGTAATTCAGTTGCTGATGGCTTTGCTAAAATGGGTGCTAAAGGTATATCTGGTTCCTGGAGTTCATTATCTGAGTTGCCCGCCTCCATTAGAGGTAATATTAGGCTAGATAGAGGGGGCCTTCCCTATATTCGAAAAGTCCGTTGA